A section of the Streptomyces sp. SCL15-4 genome encodes:
- a CDS encoding trans-sulfuration enzyme family protein — protein MDTASTGAYDGVRTAPRALATEAVHAGRDDLARQGLHAPPIDLSTTYPSHDSRAEAARIDAFATAGADLAGPPVYARLGNPTVARFETALARLEGTETAVAFASGMAALSAVLLARASAGLRHAVAVRPLYGCSDHLLTAGLLGTEVTWTDPDGIAGALRPDTGLVMVESPANPTLAEVDLRAVARACGPVPLLADNTFATPVLQRPAGQGARLVLHSATKYLGGHGDVLAGVVACDEEFAGRLRQIRFATGGVLHPLAGYLLLRGLSTLPVRVRAASATAAELARRLAADPRVARVRYPRLGGAMVAFEVHGDPHEVISRVRLVTPAVSLGSVDTLIQHPASISHRIVDAGDRHDAGVTDRLLRLSVGLEDVDDLWADLDQALGAARARQGARALEESVR, from the coding sequence ATGGACACAGCGAGCACCGGTGCCTACGACGGAGTACGCACCGCACCGAGAGCCCTGGCCACCGAGGCCGTGCACGCCGGCCGCGACGACCTGGCCCGTCAGGGCCTGCACGCCCCGCCGATCGACCTGTCCACCACCTACCCGTCCCACGACAGCCGGGCCGAGGCCGCCCGCATCGACGCCTTCGCCACCGCCGGCGCGGACCTGGCCGGCCCGCCGGTCTACGCCCGCCTCGGCAACCCGACCGTCGCCCGCTTCGAGACCGCCCTCGCCCGGCTGGAGGGCACCGAGACCGCCGTCGCCTTCGCCAGCGGCATGGCCGCGCTCAGTGCGGTGCTCCTGGCCCGCGCTTCGGCGGGCCTGCGGCACGCCGTCGCGGTGCGGCCCCTGTACGGGTGCAGCGACCACCTGCTGACCGCCGGGCTGCTCGGCACGGAGGTCACCTGGACCGACCCGGACGGCATCGCCGGTGCGCTGCGGCCGGACACCGGGCTGGTGATGGTCGAATCGCCGGCCAATCCGACCCTCGCCGAGGTCGACCTGCGGGCCGTCGCCCGCGCCTGCGGCCCGGTGCCGCTGCTCGCCGACAACACCTTCGCCACGCCGGTGCTCCAGCGGCCGGCCGGACAGGGCGCACGGCTGGTGCTGCACAGCGCCACCAAGTACCTCGGCGGCCACGGCGACGTGCTGGCCGGGGTGGTCGCCTGCGACGAGGAGTTCGCGGGACGGCTGCGGCAGATCCGGTTCGCCACGGGCGGCGTCCTGCATCCGCTGGCCGGCTATCTGCTGCTGCGCGGACTGTCCACCCTCCCGGTGCGGGTACGGGCCGCCTCCGCGACCGCCGCCGAGCTGGCCCGGCGGCTCGCCGCGGACCCGAGGGTGGCCCGGGTGCGCTATCCGCGCCTCGGCGGCGCGATGGTCGCCTTCGAGGTCCACGGCGATCCGCACGAGGTGATCTCCCGGGTGCGGCTCGTCACTCCCGCGGTGAGCCTCGGCAGCGTCGACACGCTCATCCAGCACCCCGCGTCCATCAGCCACCGCATCGTGGACGCCGGTGACCGGCACGACGCGGGCGTCACGGACCGCCTGCTCCGCCTGTCCGTGGGCCTGGAGGACGTGGACGACCTGTGGGCGGACCTGGACCAGGCCCTGGGCGCGGCGCGCGCACGGCAGGGCGCGAGGGCGTTGGAGGAGTCGGTGCGCTGA
- a CDS encoding Lrp/AsnC family transcriptional regulator translates to MAESVVLDPVDLHLLRLLQNDARTTYRDLAAQVGVAPSTCLDRVARLRRSGVILGHRLRLDPAKLGRGLQALLSVQVRPHRRELVGPFVERIRALPEARTVFHLTGPDDYLVHVAVADVADLQRLVLDEFTARREVARVETRLVFQQWECGPLLPPGHARS, encoded by the coding sequence ATGGCCGAGTCCGTCGTACTGGATCCGGTGGATCTGCATCTGCTGCGGCTGTTGCAGAACGACGCCCGGACCACCTACCGGGACCTCGCCGCGCAGGTGGGCGTGGCCCCGTCGACCTGTCTGGACCGGGTGGCCCGGCTGCGCCGCTCGGGCGTGATCCTCGGCCACCGGCTGCGGCTGGACCCGGCCAAGCTGGGGCGCGGCCTCCAGGCGCTGCTGTCGGTGCAGGTACGGCCGCACCGGCGGGAGCTGGTCGGGCCGTTCGTGGAGCGGATCCGGGCGCTTCCGGAGGCGCGGACGGTGTTCCATCTGACCGGCCCGGACGACTATCTGGTGCACGTGGCCGTCGCGGACGTGGCCGACCTCCAGCGGCTGGTACTGGACGAGTTCACGGCACGGCGCGAGGTCGCCCGGGTGGAGACCCGGCTCGTGTTCCAGCAGTGGGAGTGCGGGCCGCTGCTGCCGCCCGGCCACGCCCGGAGCTGA
- a CDS encoding GNAT family N-acetyltransferase has protein sequence MTPEMPDVTRARHGRPVHHWRRDLVELAALFTAVAVADAVANLIGHGPDGPALLVISAIVLAATAGFHVWWSRRHGHAPPAGDTGARPTAATRPAGPSERPGAPAAGLPGPGALWRMRTTVKDEPGSLAALCTALAEHRVDILSLQTHPLADGTVDEFLLRAPGALTAAGITRAVALAGGTSTWIERADAHDLVDAPTRVLGLAARTALDASELPLALRQLLGRCTIRSLPGTPAGAGRGPLPVPAEGVLEDTVMRLPAPEGGVLTVERPYLPFTPTEFARARALVELDGRLGPRIPRGQDVLTLPEGDDITVRRVDTGDLPAARAMHDRCSARTLGLRYHGPVGDADRYLNHLLSPRFGRTLAAQTAAGRIVGLGHLLWDGDETEVALLVEDEWQRRGVGGELLGRLVSMAAEAGCASVYAVTKASNTGMIAAMRALGLPLDYQIEEGTLVITARLEAPPQPSAAPHPTSPAHRD, from the coding sequence ATGACTCCAGAGATGCCTGATGTGACCCGGGCCCGGCACGGGCGGCCCGTGCACCACTGGCGGCGGGACCTCGTCGAACTCGCCGCGCTCTTCACCGCGGTGGCCGTCGCGGACGCGGTGGCCAACCTGATCGGGCACGGCCCGGACGGGCCGGCCCTGCTCGTGATCTCGGCGATCGTGCTGGCCGCGACGGCGGGCTTCCACGTGTGGTGGTCACGCCGCCACGGACACGCGCCGCCCGCCGGCGATACCGGTGCCCGGCCGACCGCCGCGACGCGGCCGGCCGGGCCGTCCGAGCGGCCCGGCGCCCCGGCGGCCGGACTGCCCGGCCCCGGCGCGCTGTGGCGGATGCGGACGACGGTGAAGGACGAGCCGGGGTCCCTGGCCGCCCTGTGCACGGCGCTCGCCGAGCACCGGGTCGACATCCTCAGCCTCCAGACCCACCCGCTGGCCGACGGCACGGTGGACGAGTTCCTGCTGCGGGCGCCGGGCGCGCTCACGGCGGCCGGGATCACCCGGGCGGTCGCGCTGGCCGGGGGCACGTCCACGTGGATCGAGCGGGCCGACGCCCACGATCTGGTCGACGCGCCGACCCGGGTGCTGGGCCTGGCCGCCCGTACGGCCCTGGACGCCTCCGAACTTCCGCTGGCGCTGCGCCAGCTGCTGGGCCGGTGCACGATCCGGTCGCTGCCCGGCACGCCGGCCGGCGCCGGCCGGGGCCCGCTGCCGGTGCCGGCCGAGGGGGTGCTGGAGGACACCGTGATGCGGCTGCCGGCGCCCGAGGGCGGGGTGCTCACCGTGGAACGGCCGTATCTGCCGTTCACGCCGACGGAGTTCGCGCGCGCCCGGGCGCTGGTGGAGCTGGACGGACGGCTCGGGCCGCGGATTCCTCGCGGGCAGGACGTGCTGACGCTGCCCGAGGGCGACGACATCACGGTGCGCCGGGTGGACACCGGGGACCTGCCCGCGGCCAGGGCGATGCACGACCGGTGCTCGGCGCGGACGCTCGGGCTGCGCTACCACGGCCCGGTCGGTGACGCCGACCGCTATCTGAACCACCTGCTCAGCCCCCGCTTCGGCCGCACCCTGGCCGCGCAGACCGCGGCCGGCCGGATCGTCGGCCTCGGGCATCTGCTCTGGGACGGCGACGAGACGGAGGTCGCGCTGCTGGTCGAGGACGAGTGGCAGCGGCGGGGCGTCGGCGGCGAACTCCTCGGCCGGCTGGTGTCGATGGCCGCGGAGGCCGGCTGCGCGAGCGTGTACGCCGTGACCAAGGCGTCCAACACCGGCATGATCGCCGCGATGCGCGCCCTCGGCCTCCCGCTGGACTACCAGATCGAAGAGGGCACCCTGGTCATCACGGCCCGCCTGGAGGCGCCTCCGCAGCCCTCCGCCGCTCCCCACCCCACCAGTCCGGCCCACCGCGACTGA